A window of Zetaproteobacteria bacterium contains these coding sequences:
- the fabG gene encoding 3-oxoacyl-[acyl-carrier-protein] reductase, which yields MSRPVAIVTGASRGIGRAIAERLAADGMDLAICGTRRETIVAAAEEIAASRGVEVRGLAVDVADAGQVQAFVRDTVQAFGRVDVLVNNAGITRDGLALRLKPEQWRQVLQTNLDAVFFATQAVLKPMMKARGGRIINISSVVAAMGNVGQANYCASKGGVEALTRSLAREVAGRNITVNAVAPGFIRTDMTDRLDAKQRAAIDSRIPAGRMGTPEEIAAAVSFLAGPDAAYITGQVLQVNGGLYM from the coding sequence ATGAGCAGACCGGTGGCGATCGTGACCGGGGCGAGCCGCGGCATCGGCCGGGCCATCGCCGAGCGGCTGGCCGCGGACGGCATGGATCTGGCGATCTGTGGCACACGGCGGGAGACCATTGTGGCGGCGGCGGAGGAGATTGCCGCCAGCCGGGGCGTCGAGGTGCGCGGGTTGGCGGTCGATGTCGCCGATGCCGGGCAGGTGCAGGCGTTCGTGCGCGACACCGTCCAGGCCTTCGGCCGGGTCGACGTGCTGGTCAACAACGCCGGCATCACCCGCGACGGGCTGGCGCTGCGCCTCAAGCCGGAGCAGTGGCGGCAGGTGCTGCAGACCAATCTCGATGCGGTCTTCTTCGCCACGCAGGCGGTGCTCAAGCCGATGATGAAGGCGAGGGGCGGACGCATCATCAACATCTCTTCGGTGGTGGCGGCGATGGGCAACGTCGGTCAGGCCAACTACTGCGCCAGCAAGGGTGGCGTGGAGGCGCTGACCCGCTCGCTGGCCCGTGAGGTGGCCGGGCGCAACATCACGGTCAACGCCGTGGCGCCGGGCTTCATCCGCACCGACATGACCGACCGGCTCGATGCGAAGCAGCGGGCGGCGATCGACAGCCGGATCCCCGCCGGCCGCATGGGTACGCCCGAGGAGATCGCCGCCGCCGTCTCCTTCCTCGCCGGGCCGGATGCCGCCTACATCACCGGCCAGGTGCTGCAGGTCAACGGCGGGCTCTACATGTGA
- a CDS encoding dihydroorotate dehydrogenase, with protein MTEPPDLRVRFAGLTLRTPLVLLSGCVGFGEEYPRVAGFSHRDVGAVILKGTTLEPRDGNAPHRLYETPSGLLNAIGLQNPGARVVVEQILPRLPWQETHFWANANGTSPEEYAEVARIFDDSPVSAIEINISCPNVKAGGVHFGNDPAMAARVVAAMRKATGKPLITKLSPNNADIAEVARCVIEAGSDGLSVINTLVGMAVDRERRRPVLANVSGGLSGPAIKPVALWKVHQVRQVAARHHIPILGQGGVTKAEDAIDFAIVGSDAVGVGTGLFYDPLLCPKLLDGMRAYLQRHGLARWSELVGTLGPAGEAGA; from the coding sequence GTGACCGAACCCCCCGATCTGCGGGTTCGCTTCGCCGGACTTACGCTGCGGACGCCGCTGGTGCTGCTCTCCGGCTGCGTCGGTTTCGGCGAGGAGTATCCGCGTGTTGCGGGCTTCTCCCACCGCGACGTCGGCGCGGTGATCCTCAAGGGGACGACGCTGGAGCCGAGGGATGGCAATGCGCCGCACCGGCTCTATGAGACCCCGTCGGGGCTGCTCAACGCCATCGGATTGCAGAATCCCGGCGCCCGCGTCGTGGTCGAGCAGATCCTGCCGCGGCTGCCGTGGCAGGAGACCCACTTCTGGGCCAACGCCAACGGCACCAGCCCCGAGGAGTACGCCGAGGTGGCGCGCATCTTCGACGATTCGCCGGTGTCGGCGATCGAGATCAACATCTCCTGCCCCAATGTCAAGGCCGGCGGCGTCCATTTCGGCAACGATCCGGCGATGGCCGCGCGGGTGGTGGCGGCGATGCGCAAGGCGACCGGCAAGCCCCTGATCACCAAGCTCTCGCCCAACAACGCCGACATCGCCGAGGTGGCGCGCTGCGTGATCGAGGCGGGCAGCGACGGGCTGTCGGTGATCAATACGCTGGTCGGCATGGCGGTCGACCGCGAGCGGCGCCGGCCGGTGCTGGCCAACGTCTCCGGCGGCCTCTCCGGCCCGGCGATCAAGCCGGTGGCGCTGTGGAAGGTCCATCAGGTGCGGCAGGTGGCCGCGCGCCACCACATCCCGATCCTTGGTCAGGGCGGGGTGACGAAGGCGGAGGATGCGATCGACTTCGCCATCGTCGGCAGCGACGCCGTCGGTGTCGGCACCGGCCTCTTCTACGATCCGCTGCTCTGCCCCAAACTGCTCGACGGCATGCGCGCCTATCTGCAGCGGCACGGCCTTGCCCGCTGGTCGGAGCTGGTCGGCACGCTGGGGCCGGCGGGTGAGGCCGGCGCCTAG
- a CDS encoding glycosyltransferase family 1 protein produces MSAPASSTIRCSAPNCSTACAPICSGTALPAGRSWSARWGRRVRPAPSTDACLPPGGGPGVVRIAHIITRLDRGGSAVNTLITAAGQARAGHAVLLLCGPADDSAMGAAEQAALARDLDAFRAAGGRLERVAALRREIGLHDAVGWWAIRRRLRRFAPQVVHTHTSKGGVLGRLAALGLGARVVHTPHGHIFHGYFSPAKTALFIAIERLLAHACDTLIALTVAERDDHLARAIGRPEQWRVVPSGVDVAAIAARVERLRAGRGKRRWQAVSVGRLEPVKGMDRLLRAWAEVARRKPHARLAIVGDGRERAALEALACSLALGEAVHFAGWDDPLPWLADAERFVLLSRNEGMGRAVVEAMAAGLPCIVSDVCGLAELVDDTVGAVVDGDDPPAVARALLAGYDCQTALARRARRYSVEAMMEGVWRAYAID; encoded by the coding sequence GTGTCGGCACCGGCCTCTTCTACGATCCGCTGCTCTGCCCCAAACTGCTCGACGGCATGCGCGCCTATCTGCAGCGGCACGGCCTTGCCCGCTGGTCGGAGCTGGTCGGCACGCTGGGGCCGGCGGGTGAGGCCGGCGCCTAGCACAGACGCTTGCCTTCCCCCCGGCGGCGGGCCGGGGGTGGTCCGTATCGCCCACATCATCACCCGCCTGGATCGCGGCGGCTCGGCGGTCAACACGCTGATCACCGCCGCCGGGCAGGCGCGGGCGGGCCATGCGGTGCTGCTGCTCTGCGGCCCGGCTGACGATTCGGCGATGGGTGCGGCCGAGCAGGCGGCGCTGGCCCGCGACCTCGATGCGTTTCGTGCCGCCGGCGGGCGGCTGGAGCGGGTCGCCGCGCTCCGGCGGGAGATCGGTCTGCACGATGCGGTCGGCTGGTGGGCGATTCGCCGCCGGTTGCGCCGTTTTGCCCCGCAGGTGGTGCACACCCATACATCCAAGGGCGGCGTGCTCGGTCGGCTCGCCGCGCTCGGCCTCGGCGCCCGGGTGGTGCACACCCCGCACGGCCACATCTTCCACGGCTACTTCTCCCCCGCCAAAACCGCGCTGTTTATCGCCATCGAGCGGCTGCTGGCCCATGCTTGCGACACCCTGATCGCCCTCACCGTCGCCGAGCGGGACGACCACCTGGCGCGGGCCATCGGCCGACCGGAACAGTGGCGGGTGGTGCCCAGCGGCGTGGATGTCGCCGCGATCGCCGCGCGGGTGGAGCGGCTGCGCGCCGGGCGGGGGAAGCGGCGCTGGCAGGCGGTATCGGTCGGGCGGCTGGAGCCGGTCAAGGGGATGGATCGGCTGCTGCGCGCCTGGGCGGAGGTGGCGCGGCGCAAGCCCCATGCCCGGCTGGCCATCGTCGGCGATGGGCGGGAGCGCGCGGCGCTGGAGGCGCTGGCCTGCAGCCTTGCGCTGGGGGAGGCGGTCCACTTCGCCGGTTGGGACGATCCGCTGCCCTGGCTGGCCGATGCCGAGCGCTTCGTGCTGCTGTCGCGCAACGAGGGGATGGGGCGGGCGGTGGTCGAGGCGATGGCGGCTGGGCTTCCCTGCATCGTCTCCGATGTCTGCGGTCTGGCCGAGCTGGTCGACGACACGGTGGGGGCGGTGGTCGACGGTGACGACCCCCCGGCGGTGGCGCGGGCGCTGCTTGCCGGCTACGATTGCCAGACCGCGCTGGCCCGGCGGGCACGGCGCTACTCCGTCGAGGCGATGATGGAAGGGGTGTGGCGCGCCTATGCGATCGATTAG
- a CDS encoding PIG-L family deacetylase codes for MVSQETISAALVCRAKLDLAYATDGFVRRSKTALFDCRQAKVHGGTFCDLIMAEQQVVLALGAHPDDVEIGAGGALAEYGARGARVHLFVATEGGVGGEAAVRRREQLASAELLGVAGLHWGGFDDTRLPECAPALMARLEVLLREIRPDTVLVNFERDTHQDHRTLAEVTRSVTRWVPNVLAYETPSSIDFNPTLFMDIAARMESKFAALAAHASQRDKTRVALDIIEIARANAHFRGVQGKLACAEGFVPIRMRL; via the coding sequence ATGGTGTCGCAGGAAACCATCAGCGCGGCGTTGGTGTGCCGCGCAAAACTGGATCTTGCGTATGCAACCGACGGTTTTGTAAGGCGATCGAAGACCGCGCTCTTCGATTGCCGTCAAGCAAAAGTCCATGGAGGGACTTTTTGCGATCTGATCATGGCTGAGCAGCAAGTGGTGCTGGCGCTGGGCGCCCATCCCGACGACGTGGAGATCGGTGCCGGCGGCGCGCTGGCCGAATATGGCGCCCGCGGCGCCCGGGTCCACCTCTTCGTCGCCACCGAAGGCGGGGTCGGCGGGGAGGCGGCGGTGCGGCGGCGTGAGCAGCTGGCCTCCGCGGAGCTGCTCGGGGTCGCCGGGCTGCACTGGGGCGGATTCGACGATACCCGGCTGCCGGAGTGCGCACCGGCGCTGATGGCGCGGCTGGAGGTGCTGTTGCGCGAGATCCGGCCCGACACCGTGCTGGTCAACTTCGAGCGCGACACCCATCAGGACCACCGAACCCTGGCCGAGGTGACCCGCTCGGTGACCCGCTGGGTCCCCAATGTGCTGGCCTACGAGACCCCGTCGTCGATCGACTTCAACCCGACGCTGTTCATGGACATCGCCGCCCGGATGGAGAGCAAGTTCGCGGCCCTGGCCGCCCACGCCTCGCAGCGCGACAAGACGCGGGTGGCGCTCGACATCATCGAGATCGCCCGCGCCAACGCCCACTTCCGCGGCGTGCAGGGCAAGCTGGCCTGTGCCGAGGGGTTCGTCCCCATCCGGATGCGCCTCTGA
- a CDS encoding DegT/DnrJ/EryC1/StrS aminotransferase family protein, which produces MRAGVDRLLASGLVTAGAEVAALEQALVEVVGRRCAVAVDSGTAALTLALRLVAAPGDRVAIPAFACASLLVAVRQAGMVPTAWDCDPDTLLLRRSALPAGCAALVVAHPFGMVEPAVADDWGRPLIEDIAQSAGAALDGAALGGFGRIAIASFHATKPWGGAYGGALLLDDAGEAALLRRMVEPDGVAGELPAGCGHHLLSDLHALLARLRIEQADALAAARRRIGRRLAARVEAAGGVVAPGFATGNAFRLLVRGAHPAEALVARLRARGVMAARPVQQPLSRATGDCCPGAEQAFARWVSLPLLADCSEEEIARIGQAVDEAFA; this is translated from the coding sequence ATGCGAGCGGGGGTCGACCGGCTGCTCGCCTCAGGCCTGGTGACCGCCGGCGCCGAGGTGGCGGCGCTGGAGCAGGCGTTGGTCGAGGTGGTCGGCCGCCGTTGCGCGGTGGCGGTCGACTCCGGCACCGCCGCGCTCACCCTCGCCCTGCGTCTGGTCGCCGCCCCCGGCGATCGGGTGGCCATCCCCGCCTTCGCCTGCGCTTCGCTGCTGGTTGCGGTGCGCCAGGCCGGCATGGTGCCGACAGCCTGGGACTGCGATCCCGACACCTTGCTGCTGCGGCGCTCCGCATTGCCTGCTGGCTGCGCCGCACTGGTGGTGGCCCACCCCTTCGGCATGGTCGAGCCGGCGGTGGCGGACGATTGGGGGCGGCCGCTGATCGAGGATATCGCCCAGTCGGCGGGGGCGGCGCTGGATGGGGCCGCACTCGGCGGCTTCGGCCGCATCGCGATCGCTTCGTTCCACGCCACCAAGCCGTGGGGCGGCGCCTACGGCGGGGCGCTGCTGCTCGACGACGCCGGGGAGGCGGCCCTGCTGCGGCGCATGGTTGAGCCCGACGGGGTGGCCGGGGAGCTGCCCGCCGGTTGCGGCCACCATCTGCTCTCCGATCTGCACGCGCTGCTCGCCCGGTTGCGCATCGAACAGGCCGACGCGCTGGCCGCAGCCCGCCGGCGGATCGGGCGGCGGCTCGCCGCCCGGGTGGAGGCGGCCGGCGGCGTGGTCGCGCCGGGTTTTGCCACGGGCAACGCCTTCCGCCTGCTGGTGCGCGGCGCCCATCCGGCGGAGGCGCTGGTCGCCCGGTTGCGGGCGCGTGGGGTGATGGCCGCGCGCCCGGTGCAGCAGCCGCTCTCCCGCGCCACCGGCGATTGCTGTCCCGGCGCCGAGCAGGCCTTCGCCCGCTGGGTGTCGTTGCCGCTGCTTGCCGACTGCAGTGAGGAGGAGATCGCGCGGATCGGACAGGCGGTCGACGAGGCATTCGCGTGA
- a CDS encoding undecaprenyl/decaprenyl-phosphate alpha-N-acetylglucosaminyl 1-phosphate transferase: protein MRLAALAAGLLLPMMTHRFSGLFTSTVLLLFGAAGVAFGLMPWVIRLAWRIDAIDRPDARRVHAEPTPRIGGVAIFCAVNLTLLLNFDYSLALKGATISATVVACLSLWDDLRPLSAAVKLLVQSVALLFLMLCGIHADLGNSLWWWPLEFVITALWMIGITNAFNFLDGINGLAGWLAVVVSLLMGLLAWHTDQEYMLKLCFAVAGGALGFLPDNARYRAPARTFMGDVGSTYLGWIMAAIALMGDWSSEGVVKSYSAPLLIFSVMIFDMIYTTVARIARGDVRTLRQWIEYVGRDHLHHRLMDMGCSQAASVVMITAFTLLMGLAALAIIKSSLFATWLLLAQAVVFYGVLSFLMLQRR, encoded by the coding sequence GTGCGGCTGGCGGCGCTGGCGGCGGGGCTGCTGCTGCCGATGATGACCCACCGCTTCTCCGGCCTCTTCACCAGTACGGTACTGCTGCTCTTCGGGGCGGCGGGGGTCGCCTTTGGTCTGATGCCGTGGGTGATCCGCCTGGCCTGGCGCATCGATGCCATCGACCGTCCCGATGCCCGGCGGGTCCACGCCGAGCCGACGCCGCGCATCGGCGGAGTGGCCATCTTTTGCGCGGTCAACCTGACCCTGCTGCTCAACTTCGACTACTCGCTGGCGCTCAAGGGGGCGACCATCTCGGCGACGGTGGTCGCCTGCCTGTCGTTGTGGGACGACCTGCGGCCGCTCTCGGCGGCGGTCAAGCTGCTGGTTCAGTCGGTGGCGCTGCTCTTTCTCATGCTCTGCGGCATCCATGCCGATCTGGGCAACAGCCTCTGGTGGTGGCCGCTGGAGTTTGTGATCACCGCGCTGTGGATGATCGGCATCACCAACGCCTTCAACTTCCTCGACGGCATCAACGGCCTGGCCGGCTGGCTGGCGGTGGTTGTGTCGCTGCTCATGGGGCTGCTCGCCTGGCACACCGATCAGGAGTACATGTTGAAGCTCTGTTTCGCCGTCGCCGGCGGCGCGCTCGGCTTTCTGCCCGACAACGCCCGCTACCGTGCGCCGGCACGCACCTTCATGGGGGATGTCGGCAGCACCTACCTCGGCTGGATCATGGCGGCGATCGCCCTGATGGGCGACTGGTCGAGCGAGGGGGTGGTCAAGTCCTATTCGGCGCCGCTGCTCATCTTCTCGGTGATGATCTTCGACATGATCTACACCACGGTGGCGCGGATCGCACGGGGTGATGTGCGCACGCTGCGGCAGTGGATCGAGTATGTCGGCCGCGACCACCTGCACCACCGGCTGATGGATATGGGCTGCTCACAGGCGGCGTCGGTGGTGATGATCACCGCCTTCACCCTGCTCATGGGGCTGGCGGCGCTGGCCATCATCAAGAGTTCGCTGTTTGCCACCTGGCTGCTGCTCGCCCAGGCGGTGGTCTTCTACGGCGTGCTCAGCTTCCTCATGCTGCAGCGGCGATGA
- a CDS encoding YggS family pyridoxal phosphate-dependent enzyme encodes MSDVAALIARWREIDRLARDHDARLVAVSKYAPDAAVAALIDAGARDFGESRPQQLRDRARRWPHCRWHMIGPLQRNKGKYIAEYAASWLSLASLDCARVVARRLGEGRPPLPVMVQVNLAGLPQQSGIAAGECAAFCRELEQWPQLQVVGLMAMVPRDGDTAAAVARLRRLKGEVGRESMRHICVGMSHDYRQALAAGATMIRVGSALFGAWDVRRA; translated from the coding sequence ATGAGTGACGTTGCGGCGCTGATCGCGCGCTGGCGGGAGATCGACCGGCTGGCACGCGACCACGACGCCCGGCTGGTCGCCGTCTCCAAGTATGCGCCCGATGCGGCGGTGGCGGCGTTGATCGATGCCGGCGCGCGCGATTTCGGCGAATCGCGTCCCCAGCAGTTGCGTGACCGCGCCCGGCGCTGGCCGCACTGCCGCTGGCACATGATCGGGCCGCTGCAGCGCAACAAGGGGAAATACATCGCCGAGTACGCCGCCTCGTGGCTGAGCCTCGCCTCGCTCGACTGCGCCCGGGTGGTGGCGCGCCGCCTTGGGGAGGGGCGGCCGCCCCTGCCGGTGATGGTGCAGGTCAATCTCGCCGGGCTGCCGCAACAAAGCGGCATCGCTGCCGGGGAGTGCGCTGCATTCTGCCGGGAGCTGGAACAGTGGCCGCAGCTGCAAGTGGTTGGATTGATGGCCATGGTGCCCAGGGATGGGGATACGGCGGCCGCGGTGGCGCGGCTGCGCCGCTTGAAGGGGGAGGTGGGGAGGGAGAGCATGCGCCACATCTGTGTCGGCATGAGCCACGACTACCGGCAGGCGCTGGCCGCGGGGGCGACCATGATTCGTGTCGGATCGGCGCTGTTCGGTGCATGGGATGTGCGACGGGCTTGA
- a CDS encoding pyrroline-5-carboxylate reductase, with amino-acid sequence MGLNHRQLSVAFIGGGNMARALIAGLARGGHAMDRVLVIEPDGARAQALADEFGVRVKSRQVKGIGDCGLVVLAVKPQQMQSVVGSVAARLGDDATLLSIAAGIECGRIRHWLGDCRVALVRAMPNTPAQVGSGIAALYSEEEDGVHRARAEYLLAACGKTIWVENEAQLHAVTAISGSGPAYFFLLTELLQASGVAMGLPAESAALLAAHTALGAGRMLVETGADPASLRQQVTSPNGTTQAALDVMYDEGLPDIVRRAVQTAGRRSRELARRGC; translated from the coding sequence ATGGGGTTGAATCATCGGCAGTTGTCCGTGGCCTTCATCGGCGGTGGCAATATGGCGCGGGCATTGATCGCCGGTCTTGCGCGTGGGGGCCATGCCATGGATCGGGTGCTGGTCATCGAGCCGGACGGAGCGCGCGCCCAGGCGTTGGCCGACGAGTTCGGGGTGCGGGTCAAGAGCCGCCAGGTCAAGGGGATCGGCGACTGCGGGCTGGTGGTGTTGGCGGTCAAGCCGCAGCAGATGCAGTCGGTGGTCGGCTCGGTGGCCGCGCGGCTGGGCGACGATGCCACGCTGCTCTCCATCGCCGCCGGCATCGAGTGTGGCCGGATCCGCCACTGGCTGGGCGACTGCCGCGTGGCGCTGGTGCGTGCCATGCCCAACACCCCGGCGCAGGTGGGCAGTGGCATCGCCGCGCTCTACAGCGAAGAGGAGGATGGGGTGCACCGCGCCCGGGCGGAGTATCTGCTCGCCGCCTGCGGCAAGACGATCTGGGTGGAGAACGAGGCGCAACTGCACGCGGTGACGGCGATTTCCGGCAGTGGGCCGGCCTACTTCTTCCTGCTGACCGAGCTGCTGCAGGCCAGCGGTGTGGCGATGGGGCTGCCGGCGGAGAGTGCCGCCTTGCTCGCCGCCCATACCGCGCTGGGCGCCGGCCGCATGCTGGTGGAGACCGGCGCCGATCCCGCCTCCCTGCGCCAGCAGGTGACCAGCCCCAACGGCACCACCCAGGCGGCGCTCGATGTGATGTACGACGAGGGGCTGCCGGACATCGTCCGCCGCGCGGTGCAGACGGCGGGCAGGCGGTCGCGGGAGCTGGCCCGGCGGGGGTGCTAG